Genomic segment of Chionomys nivalis chromosome 17, mChiNiv1.1, whole genome shotgun sequence:
GAATGCTCTGGAATCTGTTCTTTTCCTCAATGGCCTTCCTCCTCTAGGACTTCGGGCACGGATGGCCAGCCTTCGTCAGGGCTGTGGGGACCTCCGAGGACTGGTCAGCACCTTTACCCAGAGTTGTCAGGGCTCTCTGAGTGAGGCCCAGGGCCAGGTCAGGAACTTTCCTCTCCTAGTACCTTCTCTATGGGGAGCCTCTGTTATTGTTTCCCCCTTTCTGTCCCTCAGGAGCTGTCTGTACTAGTGGGTCAGTTGTAAGCACTTGGATCAGAATAATTTCTGAGTGGCCCAAAGTGTCCtcatttgtctctttcttttttctttttttagggggTAGGGGGTAGTggttgcaagacagggtttctatgttgccttgactgtcctgaaactcactctgtagcctaggctggccttgcactcagagatctgcctgcctctgcctctcgagtgctggggttaacgCTGTGTGCAACTTCTGTGTCCAACTTCTGTGTCCTCATGTCTGGGCTGTGAAAACTGGCAGTTGCTGAGGAAGGATAgatgagagaatgaatgaatatttttgTCTATGGTTCCTAGAGTCTATCTCAGATTCACTGAATGATGCCCACAGGAGTACATACCCACTGAAAGTTGTATGGCACCACAGCTGGTCATATTGCTCTCAGCACCCCACTTCACttgacattgccctggcacctgttCTTGTTTTCCTCACAGGTATCCTGGGCCCTTGGGGCTCTGTCAGCAGGAGGGGCTAGGACTCAGCTCCCAGAGGGGCAGCAGGGACCCCCAACTGGATGCTCAGGGAGGCTTTTGGAACTCAAGGGTAAGATTGGCTTTGGGAGTGGAGCAGGGACGACTAcaggatggaagaagaggagcCAATCTGCTGGTGTGGTCCCCAATGCAGGGAATATCCGTGTGCTATGTCGGCTGAGACCAGCTGAAGGAATACCTTCTAGCCTGGTGAGCGTGGAGCCTGGACAAGGGGGGACCATCACCACCTGCTACCGAGGGCGCCAGCACCGCTTTCGCCTGGACTGGGTCTTTCCTCCAGATGCCAGCCAGGAGGAGGTGACAGCCACCTTTGCATCTGTTCTGACCCTTCCTCAGAGTCCCCTGGGTCCAAAAGAGGCCCGTTCCCTCTTCCATGACTGCCTAAGTACCTAAAAGGTGGGAGGCTGGGCTCCATCAGGGAAGGGAGCCGCTGAAAGtccttgaagtcaggaatggctTCCAACTGAGCCTGTCCAAGGTGAGTTACTGTTTGTGTAGAACCGGCTACAGGCATGGATGGGTACCACAGTGGTGAAGACATGGCTTCACTAACacacccttcttttttttttttttttttgagacagggtttctctgtagctttggtgccagtcccggaactagctcttgtagaccaggctggcctcgaactcccagagatccgcctgtctctgcctcctgagtgctgggattacaggcgtgcgccaccaccacctggctctaacACACCCTTCTTAGGCTCTACCCATCAGTGAAGGCAGAACTTCTTGCTTTGTGGACCTAAGGCAGGTTAGGTGGAGCATAGGTGATGAGCGAGCAGGGCAGCTCCCAGCCCCAGTGCTCTCCCCCACTGCCTGCTCCAATCAATCctactcttccctcttctctggcCAGACATCAGTGGAAAAGCAGTCTACCCCAACTTGCTTCACACATGGTCTCCACTTGCACATAAACTGTGCTGCTGGAGTCTCTGGGGGCTGAGGTGGAGGCTCAGAGCTGAGAAAGGATTAAGTTAGGGCCAGAGCTGGCAAAGAAGACCCAGACTGCTCTGGTCTCAGAAACGGTATTATGTAGTGGCTGGCAGGGGTAGACCCACCACTGACTGACTTCCCATCTCCTGGCCTCATCTCCCGTCTCAAACTGCAGCCATACACAGCTCCCTACACTTTTTATTGTACTCTGGGCAGCCTGGACTTGGTCCTCAGTCTAACAGACTGGACCAAAGGTATCTCTCAGGAGGTTCCAACCGGTATTCCTTGTTTTTGTACCACCCAGTTCTGAACTTTTCATCCTCACTCTGGCAATTCTAGACTTCATTTATATGATCATCCATCAAGACATCAATCAGAAATGACAGccacaccaggtggtggtggagcacacctttaataccagcacttgggaggcacaggcaagcggatctctgtgagttcaaggccagtctggtatacagtgtgagttccaggacagctacacagagaaaccctgtctcgaaaagccaaaaaagaaaaaaaaaaaaaaaaaaagaagaaatagaaatgacagCTGCTCAATCTCTAGGGACCTTCTAACATGAAAGTTGGCCAAGTGGGTACTCAAGGCTATTAATTGTGTCTACAACAGTTCTGTCCAACACTGTGAATGTTTTAGCCCCATGGCCCTATGTCTCTCTCAGTCTCTATTTCTCAGAGCTTGAGTTCCTTTAGTCTTGCCTGGTGACTACCCCTatactcacagagaccctcttgGACCTTttaagttttgcttttctgagacagggtttctctgtgttgctctagctgtcctggaactcactctgtagatgagtaTATCAGGCTGTGTTTtggtggttgtttttgttttttagatagggtctcactgtgtgcctctggctggccttgaacgcagagatctgcctgcctttgcttctcgagggttgggattaaaggtgtgcgccgccattccctgtttagttttattcttttcttgtcAAGTACTACTCAGGTtctccagcacacatttccattaGCTGCTATAGAGGAATGACCTGGAAAAGCGTAGAAAAGATGATTAGTACTTGACTTCTAGTTGCCTCAGGTTTTAACCTGGAAGTCCAGCCCTGGCATCTGAGCTCTTGACCACTGCCCCCAGGACCTCCTAACTGGTCCCTAGGACTCTACATCCTCTTCCGAAGTATCAGTTTTGTTATGTCCCTATCCCACTAATCCCTAGCGCACCTGCtgtaggaaggaaggggagccACTTCTCAGGGGAGTCACACTTTTCCCACCTTTCAGGTCTTGAATAGGGAAACAGGGAAGAGCTAAGGACACTTCTCCCGCCCGTTTTTTTTGTCCCTAGGTCTTCAGGCAGCTAGAGCCAGCAGTGCTGTCTTGCCTCCAGGGATACAGTGTCTGCATCTTCACTTATGGTCAGACTGGGACTGGGAAAACCTACAGTATGGAGGTGGGTTGGAGTTCACacttgggggtgggaggtgggggagcctCGGGGGTTTGTATGAGAGTCCAATGTGGCAACTGCACACTGTCCTCAGGGCCCACCTGAGGACCCTGGCATAGCTCCTAGGGCACTGCAGTTGCTGTTCCGGGAGATGGGGACTGGAGGGCACCACCATGTGACCCTCAGCATGGTGGAGATCTACAACGAGGCAGTCAGGTCAGGGATGCGTGGGCGGCTTTCTCCTTGCCCCAGGGTTCTGCAGCCACATTTAGAGCCCAGAGACCAAACCCGCCCTTTCTTACCAGGGACCTCCTAGCTACAGGGCCTCCAGAGCGCCTGGTTGTGAGGCAGGGACCTGCAGGGCAGGGGGGAATTCAAGTGGCTGGCCTCACGCACTGGGACGTCCCTAACCTGGAAACCCTGCATCAGGTAAGGCTGCCCTCTTCAGGGCCCGTCTGCTTCCACCTGGGGGCAGAGACCacatccccccgcccccccagctgatacacacacacatatatatctccAGATGCTGAGTCTGGGGAGGAGCAACCGAGCTACGGCAGCTACTGTCATGAACCAGCACAGCTCACGCTCCCACGCCCTAGTTACGTTGACTTTGCGCTCAGCGTCTCCATCTCGTGCCCAGGGTAGCACAGGTACCACTGATTGTGCTTAATTTAAGTCCTACTGGGTTTCCAGTTAACTAGAGGTCTCCATCCACATGGGTTTCATTTGAACTGGCAGGCACACTGCATCTGGTGGACCTGGCAGGATCCGAGCGTGTGTGGAAAGCGGGGGTGGCCAGCCCGCTGCCGAGAGATCCCAATGGAGCCCGGCGCCTGCGGGAGGCCCAGGCAATCAACCGCTCTTTGCTGGCGCTAGGAGGAGTGATGGCCGCACTCCGAGCTCGACGACCGCACGTACCTTTCCGAGACTCACAGCTTACACGCCTGCTACAGCCGGCGCTTGGCGCCGGCACCACCGCAGTGCTGCTGCTGCAGGTGGGTTCCTGGGCTGGCTCAAGCCTGAGGCACTGCCCACCAGAGCTACGTATGAGTGTCTCTCTCTTGTAGATCTCAACGAGGACCGAAGATCTTGGGGAGACGATCTGCTCGCTCAAGTTCGCCGAGCGAGTGGGTCAAGTGGAACTGGGACCAGCCCGGCGCCGTAGAGCCCCACGCTCCGGAACCCCTTCTTCTCTCAGTACTGACACCCCACTCACTGGGACTTCCTGCACCCCTACACCATCTCCTGGCAGCCCTCCAAGTCCCAGCCCCAACTGCTGTTCTGGCTTGACTCTAGAGCCTCCAGCAGACCTGCCTCCGTAGATCTAGGTCAAAGCCCTTAGGACTGGTCTTGGGATGGGAACAAACCTCTGCTGGCAGAGGCAGCAGTGAAGTTCCTATACCCCACCTTCCAGGCCAacctcttttgtcttttttcaacTCAGGCCCTAGCTGGCCCCCAGAATCCTAGTTTCCCCTTTGCCTTCTTGATCTGGCCAGGGACTGTCGTGCTCGGAGAAAGGATAGCCTCCTCCCTTCCACCCCCAGCTGGGCCGCAGGCCCTCAGCTCTCACCTTATCACCATTTGCCCTTATCACAGCCCGCAGCGGGGGATCCGGAGCTGCAGGAACCAGACCCCAGACCAAGTGGTTTCCCAACTCACCACCCTGCCCCCAATATCAGACTTGGAATTAAAGCCTTGTAAATTCCTTTACTGTTAATCTCTCCCCTACTTCCACCACCCCAAATCATGTAGAGTCCAGATTTCATTTCCTAACCCTCTCCCCAAAAGGTGCTACCTCCTACCCAAGCAgctgaggggtgggggaagacTTCAGAATGGACCCACTTTTGGCTCGCCCTCCCCCAGCCTGGAGCCAAGAAGGCGCGGTGACAGAGGGATGGCTAGATGGATGGCATGAGAGGGTGGGGTAAAGGGAAGATGCCCCACCCTAGGCTGAGCACTGCTTCTCCAGACCCCGTCCCTGTGTGTGGGAGAGTGATTGGCCAGACCTGTCGTGTCTAGCAGAGGCAAACCCCTTTCTGGAGTAGCCCAATTAAAGTTATGGGTTTTCAGCAATGCTGTGCCTGGTGTTTTAAAGCTATTGCTGTGGACATGCTCCTAGCTCTGGTCTCCATCAAAATGGTACCCAGGGGTAGAAGGGAGAAACAGCCCCTGCCTGCCTTTAACTATTACAGGCTGTACCAGGAGAGCAGCCAGCCGGGGGCAGGAGCAGCCAGGTCCCAAGGGTGGCTGGCCCACACATCATAGATGCTCTTGTTGGGTGGTACTCCCTGGAAGAGGGAATCTAGATCACAGAGCAGATCCGGGGATCCTTGGGATTCAGTACCTACACTCCAGTAGGCTGGGCTGGTTGAAGATGGGCACTGGGGACAAGAGGTGGGAGGTAGTGTGGCCAAGGGCACTACTACATTGGGAGTGTAGATGGGCAAGTAAGAAGTGGGTAGCTGTCCCCACAGGGAAGCTCTGCACCCCCTGCTGGACATCCCCATGGGATCTTGGGAACCCTGAAGTAAGTGAACTGGCCAGGTGCCTTGCTCTGGGGAAAGAGAAGGCCTGATTACTTCCCCTTGGGAAGTCTCCCCCTCTATTCTTGTGGGcccaggaggggagcagaggggcCACAGAGGCTTCTCAGTGGAGTTACGGGGCGCAGTACacatctcttcttcccccttGGAGCTGGTACCTGCCTGAGCTGAACTGCTCTGTCCAGCTAGCGCAGGCTGCTGGGGCCATGTTGATCCTTTCCCGGGGTCAGCTAGCAGGGACTGGATGCTGAAACCGTCCCTGGATGGTGGTGGGGGACTGGGCGGCCGGTAAGGCCGGCCGTGGAGCACGTAGGGGCTCAGGTCCTTGACGAAAGCTCTGCGTGTGCCCCGGGTCTGCCATCGCCGGCACAGAGCAGTGTTCTGAAGGCGTAGCGCCTCTGCTGGGATCAGGTTCACATCCACCGCCCAGAAGTTGCCCTTGGCCTGGGGCTTTGCAGGGTCCTTGGGCACCTAGAGAGTAATTGGCTTGGGTGTGACTATCCCACCCAGCGGTTCAGAGTCTCCACGTCCACCCCACACCGCTCCCAGAGTTTGACCATAGACCACCCTACCTTCCGGAAGCACCGGTTAGAGGAAAGGTTGTGGCGGATGGAGTCCTTCCAGCCTTCGTAGTCGTCCCTGAAGAAGGGGAACATTGCCTGGACCTGACGGATGATCTGAAAGCAGGCAGTGTTTGGCGTGGTGAGCCAGGGATAGCAGtgccctctccttcccccccctACAGCCGGCAGCAGGGCACCTCTTCTCAGGGAGACAGACCTCTGGGCCTGAGGGCAGCAGAGTGTGTGGGGGTTGTGGAAGAAGGGTCTTGAAAAGAGTCCCCGAGTCACTGGCAAGGATGAGTGGTCTAGGTAGAGGCCGCACGCGCGAGCCTGGGATAGGTGTGACCCACCAGCATGAGGGCTCCTCTCACCTGAGCCAGCTTCAGCCTGCGGAAAGGCGCTGCCTGAATTACCAGAGCGATCATGGCCAAGTAGGTGTAGGGGGGCTTGTCATGACGCAGgtatctcttcttcctcctcttgggGGGAGACTCTGCCTTTGGAGGCCTCTGATGAGGGGTGTTGCAAGACATCACGCAAGGAAAGCAGCCCTGTGTGGGGGTCTGACCTAACAGGGGGCTCAGGGCAGACCGACTGTAAATCGAGGTGGGGTCCCAGTCTGAGGCCATGCTGGGACAGGCAGGCCAACCCCTTTCTTTATCATTCtgatggaagggggaggagtgaggaggaagaggctgtgggggaggggaacatgTGAAGGGCTTCCACAATTAGCAGGTTTCAGTTAATCTTGGAGGGAAGGGCAGAAAAGATTCCCGTAGGGACTTTTGGTGGCCTCCTGAGGTCAGTCTCCACTCCCAGGTTGCCTTTGGGTGCCCGGGCATCCCCTATAACCTGAAGGAAAAGCCCTTGACAAagatttacccccccccccataccttATCTGCTTGGGTCAGGTCCCTAACTCCCATTTAACAGATGTGAAGTGACATCCCCAGCCAAATTACCCTGAGGGACATGGGGAATTCCCGGGAGTTCAAGACAAAGTAGTCAAAAGAAGCCATGTCCTAGGTAGGGGGTCTACAACCCGGGACttgatggggggtggggtggacagATGAGGAGATGGATTGAGGGACGACTTCCTGGGCCAAAAAGGCGTAGAGCCTGTGCCCTTAAATAACGCGAGGAGAGACTTGTTATTTTTCCAGGGGTATGAATAGGAGCCCATGTGGGCCCTACCTCTTCCTTTGGGCTCAGTCACCATTTGTGTTCTAAATGTTACCCAAGTTCTCCTGGCTACTACCCTGGGAGGTTTGCAATGAGGGTCTGAATCACCGCACTGACAGCAGAAGTTGGTACCGGAACCAATGGTCCCAGACCGATATCAGCACTAAACACTTTGAGATTCCACCTTTTGGATAGAGACCTTTGCTGGTGCCGAGGAAGGCACCATCATGAGTACGGGAGGGAGCGGGGGCACATGTGAAGGATGAAGGCAGTGGGACTTCTCTTCTCCCGACTATCCTACCCCTGGCTAGGTTAGGATCTTATCCCAGGCTCTTCTTTCAGCCCTTATCTGTCTTCCCCTGGAATCCTATCACCTCCTGGCCCTCTGTTTTCCGTAGCTGAGGGTTCCTGTGTCTCACCAGGTAAACAACGCCGGCCTCAGCCCTATTCAGCAAAGAAATCGTTCTCTTTTACAAGTCTGAGGTCTCCCCTTCCCACTGGTCCTGCCTTGCTACCAGGCTAAAGCCTGGCTCCCTGGCTGCTCCTCCCTGACCACTGTGTCCTAGGGCCCAACCAACATCCAAACTGCTGCCCGCCCATCCTCTGGGACACACTGCTTGCTCCTTCGAACAACGACGCTTCTGCTTTGAAGGAAAGACTCCAACCCTTCTTTCAAAGACCAGGATAGAGATCAGCCTTCCGGAACACCTGAACAATTGCCCTTCCCGCCGCACTCGAGACACCAGGATGTTTGTGCCACAGAACAGAACATAAAAAACGTTCCATAGTATCAACCAAGCTACCGGGGCTGGCCCCACCTCTGGAGGGCGCTCTTTAGGCCCCGCCCTTGTAGAGTGGCTCTGCCCAGGACTCCCACCCGGCACCGCGGCTTCCGCTCCCGACACCTCGGGCC
This window contains:
- the Kifc2 gene encoding kinesin-like protein KIFC2 isoform X1, translating into MYAFYSLLIYIFYSLFRRDGGAAAAADPNDPTQRSSGKPRGRRRPDQFTSELWTELNSLAGCSKSEDGQKGAEGGAPEVSLEEALMRLAEFLSLQLGAEESCGTPPDPGKPGEVPPLLTVTSQLLALLAWTRSPRGRQALLQGTQSACPVQSSTLDGSLSQEESSSQPTPILDEVPGDETQELQPPQLEEEQRAWQRLEQLILGQLEELRQQLEQQEEELSRLRLGVGATDSEKRVQHLTLENEALKQSLSLTRELLLHGGPGPLSRAPQEEAGALLELQGQLQEAQDTTEALRVQLGVQEMQLQGLRGALQQLQQETEQNCRQELQQVHGQLAGLRARMASLRQGCGDLRGLVSTFTQSCQGSLSEAQGQVSWALGALSAGGARTQLPEGQQGPPTGCSGRLLELKGKIGFGSGAGTTTGWKKRSQSAGVVPNAGNIRVLCRLRPAEGIPSSLVSVEPGQGGTITTCYRGRQHRFRLDWVFPPDASQEEVFRQLEPAVLSCLQGYSVCIFTYGQTGTGKTYSMEGPPEDPGIAPRALQLLFREMGTGGHHHVTLSMVEIYNEAVRDLLATGPPERLVVRQGPAGQGGIQVAGLTHWDVPNLETLHQMLSLGRSNRATAATVMNQHSSRSHALVTLTLRSASPSRAQGSTGTLHLVDLAGSERVWKAGVASPLPRDPNGARRLREAQAINRSLLALGGVMAALRARRPHVPFRDSQLTRLLQPALGAGTTAVLLLQISTRTEDLGETICSLKFAERVGQVELGPARRRRAPRSGTPSSLSTDTPLTGTSCTPTPSPGSPPSPSPNCCSGLTLEPPADLPP
- the Foxh1 gene encoding forkhead box protein H1, which codes for MASDWDPTSIYSRSALSPLLGQTPTQGCFPCVMSCNTPHQRPPKAESPPKRRKKRYLRHDKPPYTYLAMIALVIQAAPFRRLKLAQIIRQVQAMFPFFRDDYEGWKDSIRHNLSSNRCFRKVPKDPAKPQAKGNFWAVDVNLIPAEALRLQNTALCRRWQTRGTRRAFVKDLSPYVLHGRPYRPPSPPPPSRDGFSIQSLLADPGKGSTWPQQPALAGQSSSAQAGTSSKGEEEMCTAPRNSTEKPLWPLCSPPGPTRIEGETSQGEVIRPSLSPEQGTWPVHLLQGSQDPMGMSSRGCRASLWGQLPTSYLPIYTPNVVVPLATLPPTSCPQCPSSTSPAYWSVGTESQGSPDLLCDLDSLFQGVPPNKSIYDVWASHPWDLAAPAPGWLLSWYSL
- the Kifc2 gene encoding kinesin-like protein KIFC2 isoform X4 — encoded protein: MQLQGLRGALQQLQQETEQNCRQELQQVHGQLAGLRARMASLRQGCGDLRGLVSTFTQSCQGSLSEAQGQVSWALGALSAGGARTQLPEGQQGPPTGCSGRLLELKGNIRVLCRLRPAEGIPSSLVSVEPGQGGTITTCYRGRQHRFRLDWVFPPDASQEEVFRQLEPAVLSCLQGYSVCIFTYGQTGTGKTYSMEGPPEDPGIAPRALQLLFREMGTGGHHHVTLSMVEIYNEAVRDLLATGPPERLVVRQGPAGQGGIQVAGLTHWDVPNLETLHQMLSLGRSNRATAATVMNQHSSRSHALVTLTLRSASPSRAQGSTGTLHLVDLAGSERVWKAGVASPLPRDPNGARRLREAQAINRSLLALGGVMAALRARRPHVPFRDSQLTRLLQPALGAGTTAVLLLQISTRTEDLGETICSLKFAERVGQVELGPARRRRAPRSGTPSSLSTDTPLTGTSCTPTPSPGSPPSPSPNCCSGLTLEPPADLPP
- the Kifc2 gene encoding kinesin-like protein KIFC2 isoform X2 — its product is MYAFYSLLIYIFYSLFRRDGGAAAAADPNDPTQRSSGKPRGRRRPDQFTSELWTELNSLAGCSKSEDGQKGAEGGAPEVSLEEALMRLAEFLSLQLGAEESCGTPPDPGKPGEVPPLLTVTSQLLALLAWTRSPRGRQALLQGTQSACPVQSSTLDGSLSQEESSSQPTPILDEVPGDETQELQPPQLEEEQRAWQRLEQLILGQLEELRQQLEQQEEELSRLRLGVGATDSEKRVQHLTLENEALKQSLSLTRELLLHGGPGPLSRAPQEEAGALLELQGQLQEAQDTTEALRVQLGVQEMQLQGLRGALQQLQQETEQNCRQELQQVHGQLAGLRARMASLRQGCGDLRGLVSTFTQSCQGSLSEAQGQVSWALGALSAGGARTQLPEGQQGPPTGCSGRLLELKGNIRVLCRLRPAEGIPSSLVSVEPGQGGTITTCYRGRQHRFRLDWVFPPDASQEEVFRQLEPAVLSCLQGYSVCIFTYGQTGTGKTYSMEGPPEDPGIAPRALQLLFREMGTGGHHHVTLSMVEIYNEAVRDLLATGPPERLVVRQGPAGQGGIQVAGLTHWDVPNLETLHQMLSLGRSNRATAATVMNQHSSRSHALVTLTLRSASPSRAQGSTGTLHLVDLAGSERVWKAGVASPLPRDPNGARRLREAQAINRSLLALGGVMAALRARRPHVPFRDSQLTRLLQPALGAGTTAVLLLQISTRTEDLGETICSLKFAERVGQVELGPARRRRAPRSGTPSSLSTDTPLTGTSCTPTPSPGSPPSPSPNCCSGLTLEPPADLPP
- the Kifc2 gene encoding kinesin-like protein KIFC2 isoform X3 is translated as MRLAEFLSLQLGAEESCGTPPDPGKPGEVPPLLTVTSQLLALLAWTRSPRGRQALLQGTQSACPVQSSTLDGSLSQEESSSQPTPILDEVPGDETQELQPPQLEEEQRAWQRLEQLILGQLEELRQQLEQQEEELSRLRLGVGATDSEKRVQHLTLENEALKQSLSLTRELLLHGGPGPLSRAPQEEAGALLELQGQLQEAQDTTEALRVQLGVQEMQLQGLRGALQQLQQETEQNCRQELQQVHGQLAGLRARMASLRQGCGDLRGLVSTFTQSCQGSLSEAQGQVSWALGALSAGGARTQLPEGQQGPPTGCSGRLLELKGNIRVLCRLRPAEGIPSSLVSVEPGQGGTITTCYRGRQHRFRLDWVFPPDASQEEVFRQLEPAVLSCLQGYSVCIFTYGQTGTGKTYSMEGPPEDPGIAPRALQLLFREMGTGGHHHVTLSMVEIYNEAVRDLLATGPPERLVVRQGPAGQGGIQVAGLTHWDVPNLETLHQMLSLGRSNRATAATVMNQHSSRSHALVTLTLRSASPSRAQGSTGTLHLVDLAGSERVWKAGVASPLPRDPNGARRLREAQAINRSLLALGGVMAALRARRPHVPFRDSQLTRLLQPALGAGTTAVLLLQISTRTEDLGETICSLKFAERVGQVELGPARRRRAPRSGTPSSLSTDTPLTGTSCTPTPSPGSPPSPSPNCCSGLTLEPPADLPP